In Cynocephalus volans isolate mCynVol1 chromosome 16, mCynVol1.pri, whole genome shotgun sequence, the following proteins share a genomic window:
- the KCNV2 gene encoding potassium voltage-gated channel subfamily V member 2: MLKQGDRRRSWSYKPWHTVEDEHEPHAGDSQRRISFCSERARSGSQASIPQWPEGTYNYYIDDEDNGVEEEEPGQDELAEEDLQPEEATTPPPAVRSASPTPSSTLNVNVGGHSYRLDYCELACHPKTRLGRLATSSSRSRQLGLCDDYEEQRDEYFFDRDPAVFQLVYNFYASGVLLVQDELCPRSFLEELGYWGVRLKYTPRCCRIAFEERRDELSEQLKIQRELRAQAQAEEAEELFRDMRFYGPQRRRLWNLMEKPFSSVAAKAIGVASSLFVLISVVALALNTVEEMQQRAGPGAGGGGLRPLLEDVEMLCIAFFTLEYLLRLVSTPDLRRFARSALNLVDLVAILPLYLQMLLECFTGEDQQRGKTVGSVGKVGQVLRIMRLMRIFRILKLARHSTGLRAFGFTLRQCYQQVGCLLLFISMGIFSFSAAVYSVEHDVPGTNFTSIPHSWWWATVSISTVGYGDMYPETHLGRLFAFLCIAFGIILNGMPISILYNKFSDYYSKLKAYEYTAIRRERGKVNFMQRARKKMAECLAGSISQSTPEQQN, encoded by the exons ATGCTGAAACAGGGCGACAGGAGACGGTCTTGGAGCTACAAGCCCTGGCACACCGTGGAGGATGAGCACGAGCCCCACGCAGGGGACAGCCAACGCCGCATCAGCTTCTGCTCCGAGAGAGCCCGTTCGGGCTCCCAGGCCAGCATCCCACAGTGGCCGGAGGGCACCTATAACTACTACATCGACGACGAGGACAacggggtggaggaggaggagccggGGCAGGACGAGCTCGCCGAGGAGGACCTGCAGCCAGAGGAGGCCACCACCCCTCCGCCGGCCGTCCGCAGCGCCAGCCCGACCCCGTCGTCCACGCTGAACGTGAACGTGGGCGGCCACAGCTACCGGCTGGACTACTGCGAGCTGGCCTGCCACCCCAAGACGCGCCTGGGCCGCCTGGCCACCTCCAGCAGCCGCAGCCGCCAGCTGGGCCTGTGCGACGACTACGAGGAGCAAAGGGACGAGTACTTCTTCGACCGCGACCCGGCCGTCTTCCAGCTGGTCTACAACTTCTACGCGTCGGGGGTGCTGCTGGTGCAGGACGAGCTGTGCCCGCGCAGCTTCCTGGAGGAGCTGGGCTACTGGGGCGTGCGGCTCAAGTACACGCCGCGCTGCTGCCGCATCGCCTTCGAGGAGCGGCGCGACGAGCTGAGCGAGCAGCTCAAGATCCAGCGCGAGCTGCGCGCCCAGGCGCAGGCCGAGGAGGCCGAGGAGCTCTTCCGCGACATGCGCTTCTACGGGCCGCAGCGCCGGCGCCTCTGGAACCTCATGGAGAAGCCCTTCTCGTCGGTGGCCGCCAAGGCCATCGGCGTGGCCTCCAGCCTCTTCGTGCTCATCTCCGTCGTGGCGCTGGCGCTCAACACCGTGGAGGAGATGCAGCAGCGGgcggggccgggcgcgggcggcggcggcctGCGGCCCCTGCTGGAGGACGTGGAGATGCTGTGCATCGCCTTCTTCACGCTCGAGTACCTGCTGCGCCTCGTCTCCACGCCCGACCTGCGGCGCTTCGCGCGCAGCGCCCTCAACCTGGTGGACCTGGTGGCCATCCTGCCGCTCTACCTGCAGATGCTGCTCGAGTGCTTCACGGGCGAGGACCAGCAGCGCGGCAAGACGGTGGGCAGCGTGGGCAAGGTGGGCCAGGTGCTGCGCATCATGCGTCTCATGCGCATCTTCCGTATCCTCAAGCTGGCGCGCCACTCCACCGGGCTGCGCGCCTTCGGCTTCACGCTGCGCCAGTGCTACCAGCAGGTGGGCTGCCTGCTGCTCTTCATCTCCATGGGCATCTTCTCCTTCTCTGCCGCCGTCTACTCCGTGGAGCACGACGTGCCCGGCACCAACTTCACCAGCATCCCCCACTCCTGGTGGTGGGCTACG GTGAGCATCTCCACCGTGGGCTATGGAGACATGTACCCGGAGACCCACCTAGGCAGGCTTTTTGCCTTCCTTTGCATTGCTTTTGGGATCATTCTCAATGGGATGCCCATTTCCATCCTCTACAACAAGTTCTCTGATTACTACAGCAAGCTCAAGGCTTATGAGTATACCGCCATCcgcagggagagggggaaggtgaACTTTATGCAGAGAGCCAGAAAGAAGATGGCTGAGTGTTTGGCTGGAAGCATCTCACAGTCCACCCCGGAGCAACAGAATTAA